The sequence below is a genomic window from Streptomyces sudanensis.
TGACCAGCACCGGCGGCACCAGCCCCGGCTCCAGCACGCCGGCGATCTGGCCGGTCAGCCACAGGGCGCCGAACACCTGCAGCAGCGTCATGGACGCCTGGACGACGACGGCGACCGGCCACCAGGCGGGACGGAGCGGCCGTCCCCCCGGCCGCGGGGCGCGGGCGTCCGCGGCCAGTCCGTCCAGCGCCTCGGGCAGGCCCCGCGCGCCGCGCACCGCCGCCTCCCGCACGGCCTGCGCCCACGGCGCGGGCAGTCCGCGCGCCGCCTCCTCGGCGACGACGCGGACGGCGTGCTCGACGCGCTGCCGGGCCGTCGGCTCCTCCTCCGGCGGTACGGTCCGGGCGGGCTCGCCACCGCCGCCGGGGGCGCGGAGCCCCTGGTACCAGCGCCACAGCCGCAGCCAGGGGGTGCCGCAGGCGCGGCCGGCGTTGCGCCGCCACTCGCGTTCGGCGGCCTCGCCGGCCGCCGCGGCGCCGACGGCGACGGCGAGCCGGGCGGTGAAGTCCTCCCGGGACCGCTCGCCGAGGCCGGGCCGGCCCTCCCCCACGTAGACGGGGCGCAGCCGGGCCGCGGCCGCGTCGACGTCGGCGGACAGGCGGCGTGTGGCGGCGTGGTGCTCCCGGACGAACGTGCCGAGCACCTCGCGCAGTTCGGGGACGCCCTCGCCGGTCAGGGCGGACAGGGCGAGGACGGTGGCGCCGGGTTCGCCGTGCTCGCCGAGGGCCACGCCGTCCTCGTCGAGGAGGCGGCGCAGGTCGTCGAGGACCTGGTGGGCGGCGTCGCCGGGGAGCCGGTCGATCTGGTTCAGGACGACGAAGGTGACCTCGGCGTGGGTGGCGAGCGGCCGCAGGTACCGCTCGTGGAGGGCGGCGTCGGCGTACTTCTCCGGGTCGACGACCCAGACGACCGCGTCGACGAGGCCGAGGACGCGGTCGACCTGGGCGCGGTGGGCGGTGAGGGCCGAGTCGTGGTCGGGCAGGTCGACGAGGACGAGTCCGCGCAGGGCGTCGTCGCCGTCGCCGCCCGCGAGGGGCCTGCGCCGCAGCCGGCCGGGGATGCCGAGCCGGTCCAGGAGGCCGGCGGCGCCCTCGGACCAGGCGCAGGCGACGGGGGCGGCGGTGGTGGGGCGCCTGAGGCCGGTCTCCGAGACCGGGACCCCGGCGAGCGCGTTCATCAGGGTCGACTTGCCGCTTCCCGTGGCGCCCGCGATGGCGACGACGGTGTGGTGGAGGGAGAGCCGCTGGCGGGAGGCGGCCTCGTCGAGGACGCGGCCGGCCTCCGCGACGGTCTCCGGGTCGAGGCGGGTGGCCGAGAGTCCGAGGAGGTCGCGCAGGGCGTCGAGGCGCTGCTTCAGCGCGCTCGCGTAGGTGCCGCCGGGCGGCGGGGGGCACGCGTCGCCGCGCCCGCCGTCCGGTCCGCCGCCCGCCGGTCCGGCGTCCGCCCCGCCGGGCCGTCGCGGCGCGCCGGTGTCCGCGGCGGTGCGGCGGGCGATCAGCCCGTCGTCCCACTCCTGCTTCACGGCACTCACCCGCCGTCACCTCTCCTTCTGCAGTACGGACAGTGCGGCGATCAGTTCGGCCTGCGGTTCCGGGGTGACGTCGAACGCGTCGATCGGCGCGATGCGCCGGTCGCGTTCCTCCCGCAGGACGCGGTCGACGTACAGGTCGACCAGTTCCGCCCCCCTGTCGCGCAGGCGCAGGGCACCCCGGGAGCCGAGCAGTTCCGCGAGCTGCTCCTGCGCTCCCGGCGCGCGGTTCCCGCCGAGGAGGGTCGCGGCCAGCAGCGCGGCGACGGTGTCGGGGTCGGGCGCGGGGGTGCGCGCACCGCGCCGCGCCGCGTCCTCGGCCAGTTCCTCCAGTACGCGCCGCCAGCGGCGTACGGCCATGCCCACGCGCTCCCCCGCCTCCCGGTCGTGTCTGAGGGGGAGGGAGCCGAGGGCGGCGGCGGCCGGTTCGCGCCGCCACGCCTCCCGCAGCCGGTCGTCCGCGGCGGCGACGGCGCAGTGGAGGAGGGCGCCGAGGGACTCGGTGAGGGCGTCGAGCAGTTCGTCGGGGGCGCAGTCCTGGGGGTGGGCGCGCCAGCGGGCGCGGGCGTCGCCGGACAGGACGGCGCCGCGCCGCAGTTCGTGCCGCACCCGCTCGCCCTCCTGCTCGTACGCCGTCTCGACGGCGCCGGTGAGCCGCAGGACGGCGGCGCACTGGGTGGCGACGGCACCGGCGAGCTCCGGCATGCGCACGCGCAGGGAGTCGATGACGCCGCCCGCGGTGCGGTCGGCGGTCTGCCGGCGGGCGGCGGGGTCCTGGGCGCGGTGGGCGAGCCAGGCGCGGAGGGGGGCGACGGCGGTGTCGGGCAGCAGGCCGCTGCCGCCGCTCGCCGACTCGGGCAGCTCCGGGATGGTGAACCGCGGTACGGCGCCGAGCCCCGCCCGGGTGAGGAGCGCCTCGTACTGGCGGGAGACCTCGCCGATCACCTGGTGCGGCACCCGGTC
It includes:
- a CDS encoding GTPase, producing the protein MKQEWDDGLIARRTAADTGAPRRPGGADAGPAGGGPDGGRGDACPPPPGGTYASALKQRLDALRDLLGLSATRLDPETVAEAGRVLDEAASRQRLSLHHTVVAIAGATGSGKSTLMNALAGVPVSETGLRRPTTAAPVACAWSEGAAGLLDRLGIPGRLRRRPLAGGDGDDALRGLVLVDLPDHDSALTAHRAQVDRVLGLVDAVVWVVDPEKYADAALHERYLRPLATHAEVTFVVLNQIDRLPGDAAHQVLDDLRRLLDEDGVALGEHGEPGATVLALSALTGEGVPELREVLGTFVREHHAATRRLSADVDAAAARLRPVYVGEGRPGLGERSREDFTARLAVAVGAAAAGEAAEREWRRNAGRACGTPWLRLWRWYQGLRAPGGGGEPARTVPPEEEPTARQRVEHAVRVVAEEAARGLPAPWAQAVREAAVRGARGLPEALDGLAADARAPRPGGRPLRPAWWPVAVVVQASMTLLQVFGALWLTGQIAGVLEPGLVPPVLVMLAGIVGGPLVEWACVVAARGPARRYGQETERRLREAAAGCGRAMVLDPIATELMRYREVRERYAAVSGGRNPTG
- a CDS encoding dynamin family protein; amino-acid sequence: MVTSDVRPQLLDALSALRDRVAAVRLPLPVPGAPRARQTRAELLAQLDDYLVPRLVDPEAPLLAVVGGSTGAGKSTLVNSLVGRPISEAGVLRPTTRVPVLVCHPDEHHWFSGTRVLPRFTRVWGAPGEGGDEEHEGRVLRVETAATVPRGLALLDAPDIDSLVVGSREVAAELVCAADIWVMVTTASRYADAVPWQMLRTAKEYDATLVTVLDRVPHQVIGEVSRQYEALLTRAGLGAVPRFTIPELPESASGGSGLLPDTAVAPLRAWLAHRAQDPAARRQTADRTAGGVIDSLRVRMPELAGAVATQCAAVLRLTGAVETAYEQEGERVRHELRRGAVLSGDARARWRAHPQDCAPDELLDALTESLGALLHCAVAAADDRLREAWRREPAAAALGSLPLRHDREAGERVGMAVRRWRRVLEELAEDAARRGARTPAPDPDTVAALLAATLLGGNRAPGAQEQLAELLGSRGALRLRDRGAELVDLYVDRVLREERDRRIAPIDAFDVTPEPQAELIAALSVLQKER